One part of the Denticeps clupeoides chromosome 16, fDenClu1.1, whole genome shotgun sequence genome encodes these proteins:
- the coro2ba gene encoding coronin-2B isoform X2, with protein sequence MSWRPTYRSSKFRNVYGKVANREHCFDGIPITKNVHDNHFCAVNAKFLAIVTESAGGGSFIVIPITQTGRIEPHYPKVCGHQGNVLDIKWNPFINNIIASCSEDSSVRIWEIPDGGLRRNMTEAVLELYGHSRRVGLIEWHPTSSGILFSAGYDYKILIWNLEIGEPVKMIDCHTDVVLCMSFNTDGSLLATTCKDKKLRVIEPRSGKVLQEANCKNHKVNRVVFLGNMKRLLTTGVSRWNTRQIALWDQEDLSMSIIEEEIDGLSGLLFPFYDSDTHMLYLAGKGDGNIRYYEITTEKPYLQYLMEFRSPAPQKGLGIMPKHGLDIAACEIFRFYKLVTLKGLIEPISMIVPRRSETYQEDIYPMTAGTEPALSADEWLSGINRGPVLMSLKDGYNKPSQLVFKAPLKEKKNVVVNGLDLLENMPPRTENELLRMFFRQQDELRRLKDELTQKDVKIRQLELELNNMRNDPINI encoded by the exons ATGTCATGGCGTCCGACCTACCGAAGCTCCAAGTTTCGAAATGTGTACGGCAAAGTGGCAAACCGGGAGCACTGCTTCGACGGAATTCCCATCACAAAGAATGTCCATGACAACCACTTCTGTGCTGTAAATGCCAAGTTCCTAGCCATTGTCACTGAGAGCGCCGGTGGAGGATCGTTTATCGTCATCCCCATCACCCAG ACAGGTCGTATAGAACCTCATTATCCAAAGGTCTGTGGTCACCAAGGCAATGTACTGGACATCAAGTGGAATCCCTTCATCAACAACATAATAGCTTCCTGCTCTGAGGATTCGTCT GTCCGGATATGGGAGATTCCAGATGGTGGGCTGAGGCGGAATATGACTGAGGCAGTGCTGGAGCTTTATGGACACAGCAGACGCGTCGGCCTCATCGAGTGGCATCCGACCAGCAGTGGAATCCTCTTCAGCGCTGGTTACGACTACAAG ATACTGATCTGGAACCTGGAGATCGGGGAGCCGGTGAAAATGATAGACTGCCACACAGATGTTGTCCTCTGCATGTCCTTCAACACGGATGGAAGCCTGTTGGCTACAACATGTAAAGACAAGAAGTTGAGGGTGATTGAGCCGCGGTCTGGCAAGGTCCTACAG GAAGCAAACTGCAAGAACCACAAGGTGAACCGTGTTGTGTTTTTGGGCAACATGAAGCGTCTGCTTACAACAGGCGTGTCGCGTTGGAATACCAGACAGATTGCACTGTGGGATCAG GAGGATCTGTCCATGTCCATCATAGAAGAGGAGATTGATGGCCTATCAGGGCTCCTGTTCCCTTTTTAtgactcagacacacacatgctgtatCTGGCTGGCAAG GGTGATGGGAACATCAGATACTATGAGATCACCACAGAAAAGCCCTATCTGCAGTATCTCATGGAGTTCAGATCTCCGGCACCTCAGAAAGGACTAG GTATCATGCCAAAGCATGGACTTGATATAGCGGCTTGTGAAATATTCAGGTTCTACAAGCTGGTGACACTCAAGGGGCTGATTGAGCCGATTTCCATGATTGTGCCAAGGAGG tcaGAAACATACCAAGAAGATATCTACCCCATGACCGCCGGGACTGAACCTGCCTTGTCAGCAGATGAGTGGTTAAGTGGGATCAACCGAG GTCCAGTACTAATGTCCCTAAAGGATGGCTACAACAAACCCAGTCAGCTTGTTTTTAAAGCTCCtctgaaggagaagaagaatgtGGTGGTCAATGGACTCGACCTGTTGGAAAATATGCCACCCAGGACAGAAAATGAG CTTCTGAGGATGTTCTTCAGACAACAGGACGAACTGAGGCGACTGAAGGACGAGCTCACGCAGAAGGACGTTAAAATCAgacagctggagctggagctcaACAATATGAGGAACGACCCTATTAACATCTGA
- the coro2ba gene encoding coronin-2B isoform X1 yields MTVTKMSWRPTYRSSKFRNVYGKVANREHCFDGIPITKNVHDNHFCAVNAKFLAIVTESAGGGSFIVIPITQTGRIEPHYPKVCGHQGNVLDIKWNPFINNIIASCSEDSSVRIWEIPDGGLRRNMTEAVLELYGHSRRVGLIEWHPTSSGILFSAGYDYKILIWNLEIGEPVKMIDCHTDVVLCMSFNTDGSLLATTCKDKKLRVIEPRSGKVLQEANCKNHKVNRVVFLGNMKRLLTTGVSRWNTRQIALWDQEDLSMSIIEEEIDGLSGLLFPFYDSDTHMLYLAGKGDGNIRYYEITTEKPYLQYLMEFRSPAPQKGLGIMPKHGLDIAACEIFRFYKLVTLKGLIEPISMIVPRRSETYQEDIYPMTAGTEPALSADEWLSGINRGPVLMSLKDGYNKPSQLVFKAPLKEKKNVVVNGLDLLENMPPRTENELLRMFFRQQDELRRLKDELTQKDVKIRQLELELNNMRNDPINI; encoded by the exons ATGTCATGGCGTCCGACCTACCGAAGCTCCAAGTTTCGAAATGTGTACGGCAAAGTGGCAAACCGGGAGCACTGCTTCGACGGAATTCCCATCACAAAGAATGTCCATGACAACCACTTCTGTGCTGTAAATGCCAAGTTCCTAGCCATTGTCACTGAGAGCGCCGGTGGAGGATCGTTTATCGTCATCCCCATCACCCAG ACAGGTCGTATAGAACCTCATTATCCAAAGGTCTGTGGTCACCAAGGCAATGTACTGGACATCAAGTGGAATCCCTTCATCAACAACATAATAGCTTCCTGCTCTGAGGATTCGTCT GTCCGGATATGGGAGATTCCAGATGGTGGGCTGAGGCGGAATATGACTGAGGCAGTGCTGGAGCTTTATGGACACAGCAGACGCGTCGGCCTCATCGAGTGGCATCCGACCAGCAGTGGAATCCTCTTCAGCGCTGGTTACGACTACAAG ATACTGATCTGGAACCTGGAGATCGGGGAGCCGGTGAAAATGATAGACTGCCACACAGATGTTGTCCTCTGCATGTCCTTCAACACGGATGGAAGCCTGTTGGCTACAACATGTAAAGACAAGAAGTTGAGGGTGATTGAGCCGCGGTCTGGCAAGGTCCTACAG GAAGCAAACTGCAAGAACCACAAGGTGAACCGTGTTGTGTTTTTGGGCAACATGAAGCGTCTGCTTACAACAGGCGTGTCGCGTTGGAATACCAGACAGATTGCACTGTGGGATCAG GAGGATCTGTCCATGTCCATCATAGAAGAGGAGATTGATGGCCTATCAGGGCTCCTGTTCCCTTTTTAtgactcagacacacacatgctgtatCTGGCTGGCAAG GGTGATGGGAACATCAGATACTATGAGATCACCACAGAAAAGCCCTATCTGCAGTATCTCATGGAGTTCAGATCTCCGGCACCTCAGAAAGGACTAG GTATCATGCCAAAGCATGGACTTGATATAGCGGCTTGTGAAATATTCAGGTTCTACAAGCTGGTGACACTCAAGGGGCTGATTGAGCCGATTTCCATGATTGTGCCAAGGAGG tcaGAAACATACCAAGAAGATATCTACCCCATGACCGCCGGGACTGAACCTGCCTTGTCAGCAGATGAGTGGTTAAGTGGGATCAACCGAG GTCCAGTACTAATGTCCCTAAAGGATGGCTACAACAAACCCAGTCAGCTTGTTTTTAAAGCTCCtctgaaggagaagaagaatgtGGTGGTCAATGGACTCGACCTGTTGGAAAATATGCCACCCAGGACAGAAAATGAG CTTCTGAGGATGTTCTTCAGACAACAGGACGAACTGAGGCGACTGAAGGACGAGCTCACGCAGAAGGACGTTAAAATCAgacagctggagctggagctcaACAATATGAGGAACGACCCTATTAACATCTGA